GGTCTGACCGTCGAAAGACTTTCCGAAATGATCCGGGAAGCCGTACACGAGGAAATGCAACAGATGCAGGTTCCGGTTTGAAGAGAACAGAACGAGCGCTATCTCTCCCGTAAAGAAGTTGCGACGCTTCTGAAAATCTCCCTTGTTACACTCACGTCCTGAATTAATCGCGGTAAAATCAAGGCCCATAAAATCGGTGGGCGCGTCCTGTTCCGCGAATGCGACATAAAAGAATCTGTCGCACAAATCACCCCAATCAAACCACCAAAACGGTAACTGCGTATGCTCGATAGCACGACGCAGGAATTGTCGTATGCCTATCAGAAAGAGGAAAGGCAAGTTTGTGTTTTCGTAAACGAAAACGAGGCTTGCTCCCGCTGGTCGGCGCGTCATCCCGGTGGTCTAATCATTAAGATTCCAAGTATGAAAAGAACCTTTAACAAGGGCGGGCGTCCGGTGTTGGAAGCCGCCCAAAGACAGAAGTACATCGTCAGCGCAAGGCTCGACAGCGAACACTATTTCCGGCTGAAGAAGTTAGCCCGCACATCGGGCTACCGTCCGTCCGAGATTATCCGGCAGCTTATCGGGCGCGGGTGAGTGCGTGAGCGAATGCGTCCGGAACATCTGAATTATATGGCGCAGTTGAAAGGCATTGCCCGTAACCTCAATCAACTTACCCGCTCGGCCAATGCCGGCGGGTTTGCGGCGGTAATTGTGTCCCACGCGGCAATCATTACCGAGATCGAGGACTTTCTAAAACAGGTGCGCCATGATCGGTAAGATTATCGCCGGATCGTCGTTCGGTGCAACGGTCAGCTATGTAATGAAAGAGCAGTCGCGGATATTGGGTTTTGAGGGTATTGAGCCGCCGGGCGTGCAGGATATGGTACGCGATTTCAAAGACCAGACGCTATTGAATCCCCGGATCAAAAACGCAGTCGGACATATATCGTTACCCTTCTCTCCGAAAGATGCTGACCGACTGACCGACCCGGCTATGGCGCAGATTGCACGGGAGTATATGGAGCGCATGGGGATTCGGAACACACTGTTTCTAATCGTCCGGCACATGGATCAGGCGCATCCGCATTGTCATATCGTCTACAACCGGGTCGGAAACGACGGGCAGACCATATCGGACAAGAATATCAAAATCCGGAACGGCAAGGTTTGCAAGGAGCTTACAGCCAAGTATGGTTTATACTATCCGAAAGGCAAAGAGCAGGTACGGCGCGAACGGTTGCGCGAGCCGGACAAGACCAAGTACGCCATTTACGATGCCGTACGGGATTGTCTGCCCCGATGCAAGTCGTGGGGCGATCTGGAGGCGCGATTGCAGAAGCAAGGTATTACGACCACATTCAAGTATTGCGGAGATACCGACCGCAAACAGGGTGTGCTGTTCTCCAAGAACGGCTACACCTTTTCCGGCTCGAAGATCGACCGGGCTTTCAGCTTCTCCAAGTTAGACCGTCACTTCTCACAGGCGCAGCGGATCGTTCCGCCCGTCGCACAGCCCTGCTATTCGGCGCAGGCGGTCGGGAATTTATCGGCAGCAGTTAGCCATTACCGTTCGGCGTTCGCCGGGTTGTTCGGCAGTCGCAGTAATTCGGGCGAATCCCTCGATTTGGGCGGCTTCGGCGTGGCGGGCGGTATAATTTTACCACCGGGCGGGTATTGCGGCTCAATCGCCCCGGAACAGATGCAGCG
This Alistipes onderdonkii DNA region includes the following protein-coding sequences:
- the mobC gene encoding plasmid mobilization relaxosome protein MobC, whose protein sequence is MAQLKGIARNLNQLTRSANAGGFAAVIVSHAAIITEIEDFLKQVRHDR
- a CDS encoding relaxase/mobilization nuclease domain-containing protein, giving the protein MIGKIIAGSSFGATVSYVMKEQSRILGFEGIEPPGVQDMVRDFKDQTLLNPRIKNAVGHISLPFSPKDADRLTDPAMAQIAREYMERMGIRNTLFLIVRHMDQAHPHCHIVYNRVGNDGQTISDKNIKIRNGKVCKELTAKYGLYYPKGKEQVRRERLREPDKTKYAIYDAVRDCLPRCKSWGDLEARLQKQGITTTFKYCGDTDRKQGVLFSKNGYTFSGSKIDRAFSFSKLDRHFSQAQRIVPPVAQPCYSAQAVGNLSAAVSHYRSAFAGLFGSRSNSGESLDLGGFGVAGGIILPPGGYCGSIAPEQMQRRIGESHEEHIARITALIRQATEAMLIEQAERSRRIREQQTKKRQIKIHR